TCCAGAAAACATTTCTGGCACACTATACGGCTGAAACCAATAAACTCGTCGATTTAGCAGAAGCCTTTACTGACGATGGCATGAGCTGGCGTCCAGCAGAGGGAATTCGTTCCGTTCGCGAAGCTATTCTTCACGTAGCAGGTGGTAACTACTTTTTTAGTGGTATGCTCGGCGCTGAACGTCCAGAAGGAATCAATCCTCGTGAATTCGAAAAAACAGTTAAGACAAAAGCTGAAGCCGTTAAAACGCTTAAGCAAAGCATCGCCTTTGTCAAAAAAGCAGTGAGAGGTCTTGATGAAGAGAGTCTCAATGAAAAAATAAAAATGTTCGGCAATGAGGTTCCACGCATGCAAGCGGTCATGACTCTTGGTGGTCATAACTATGAGCACTTGGGCCAACTGATTGGATACGCTCGTTCCTCAGGAGTAGTTCCACCTTGGAGCCAGTAACACATATCATTTTTTATAATCTTCAAAGCGGCGCTGAGAGAATCAGCGTCGCTTTTTTATTTCGGCTTGGCAGCTGCAATGGTAAAACCGCATGATCTTCAGTCATGGCTCAGGTTTACTTCTATTACTCTGCGATGAATGCGGGGAAGAGCACTTCGCTCCTTCAGTCTAGTTACAACTACAACGAACGGGGCATGGATACGCTTTTGCTAAAATCTGCTGTCGATCAACGAGCGGGAGCCAGCACTATCGCTTCACGTATCGGACTTAAGAGTGAGTGCCATGAGTTTACTTCTGAAACGGATTTATGGGAATATGTATCCCATATTCATAGCCAAAAGGAATTGGCCTGTGTGCTCGTCGATGAGTGTCAATTTTTAACGGAAACTCAAGTGCGACAGCTCTGTTCAGTAGCAGACGAACTAGGCATCCCGGTGCTCTGTTATGGTTTGCGGACTGACTTTCAAGGAAGACTCTTTGAAGGGAGTCGAGGTCTCCTCGCATTGGCTGATCGTATCCATGAATTGAAGACAATCTGTCATTGCGGACGTAAGGCGACTATGAATCTCCGCATGGGAGCAGATGGGAAAGCCGTTAAAGAAGGTGCGCAAGTCGAGATTGGAGGAAACGAACGGTACGTCGCTCTTTGTCGAAAGCATTGGATGGAAGCAATGCAGTGAAAACGGGTTTGTATTTATCCTCCCAACTGTTTCCTTTCATCTCATGATTCGTTCTACTTTCTTTTTGTTGGTCTTGTGTTGGTTGCCTATAGCCGGGTTTGCTCAAACCAAATCAGCTCAAGTATCTCCACCCTTGCGCGAGGCTTCTCCTGAGTCGGTTGGCATGTCTTCTGAACGCTTGGAGCGTATTGATGCCATGGCTAAGTCTGCGATTGAAAATAATGATGTCCCTGGTCTGGTGGCGATTGTAGCACGAAACGGGAAAATCGTATTTCATAAGGCCTACGGCGAGTCAGAGGTGGCAACAGGTCGTGGCTTGAAAACGGATGATATCTTTCGCATCGCCTCACAGACCAAAGCCATCACTGCAACTGCTGTGATGATGTTGTGGGAGGAAGGACATTTTCGTTTGGACGATCCCATTTCAAAATGGATTCCGGAATTTAAAAACCCACAAGTGTTGGATAACTATAATTACACCAAGGGCACTTATACTACG
This genomic stretch from Opitutia bacterium ISCC 52 harbors:
- a CDS encoding DinB family protein, with the translated sequence MIKSKLLVSALLLVGLTASAFGAGHKSGENMTTFQKTFLAHYTAETNKLVDLAEAFTDDGMSWRPAEGIRSVREAILHVAGGNYFFSGMLGAERPEGINPREFEKTVKTKAEAVKTLKQSIAFVKKAVRGLDEESLNEKIKMFGNEVPRMQAVMTLGGHNYEHLGQLIGYARSSGVVPPWSQ
- a CDS encoding thymidine kinase; protein product: MAQVYFYYSAMNAGKSTSLLQSSYNYNERGMDTLLLKSAVDQRAGASTIASRIGLKSECHEFTSETDLWEYVSHIHSQKELACVLVDECQFLTETQVRQLCSVADELGIPVLCYGLRTDFQGRLFEGSRGLLALADRIHELKTICHCGRKATMNLRMGADGKAVKEGAQVEIGGNERYVALCRKHWMEAMQ